A single window of Halobacillus naozhouensis DNA harbors:
- a CDS encoding spore germination protein, giving the protein MSRSLPNNKDNEQLNTETSSILLSLSLESNLSMLKETFTSCDDIVFRKAQFGNQSGCLVYLSEMINNQTLFEIEKGLSSSSVPHTQQGSKESFTELIRRHFPLSSMDESDNSQFIIKKILAGQIILLVDGIDHVFLFSSNNQTSRRVTESDNERTVRGPKEGFVENIHTNLQLIRQKIQTPVLKVKYLTLGRQTNTQISVVYMKGIADEEIVNEVQRRLTDIDIDGVLDSHYIESMIKDSPRSPFPTVFSTERPDRVCGGLLDGKVAILTDGTPSALTAPAMFVEFLHSSEDYYDSSLIATIIRWVRFLGLFVILILPAFFVGMTMFHQDLLQTPFLMRIVANREALPYPVLVEGIFMLLTYELIREAGLRMPKIFGGPVVTILGLVLIGQAAVQAGIIGPVMAIVVSVTALTSFILPNYEFHQIIRFCGIPILLLAGLFGFMGIIVGLMFGLTHLVSLRSFGVPYFSPVSPARKEGWKDVFMRAPWWAMDTRTPGLGVDNVDRTGKDNISKPPKTGEEDRHEEK; this is encoded by the coding sequence ATGAGTAGATCTCTCCCAAACAACAAGGATAATGAGCAATTAAACACTGAAACTTCTTCTATTCTGCTATCTTTGTCTCTTGAGTCAAACCTCTCTATGTTAAAAGAGACATTTACTTCATGTGACGACATCGTCTTTCGCAAAGCGCAATTCGGTAATCAATCTGGTTGCCTAGTTTACTTATCTGAAATGATCAACAATCAGACATTGTTTGAAATAGAAAAAGGGCTCTCTTCTTCTTCAGTCCCTCATACCCAGCAGGGTTCAAAAGAATCCTTCACCGAACTTATTCGCCGTCACTTCCCATTAAGTAGTATGGATGAATCAGACAATTCTCAATTCATCATTAAAAAAATTTTGGCAGGACAAATTATTCTTCTAGTTGATGGAATAGATCATGTTTTTTTGTTCAGTTCAAATAACCAAACAAGTAGAAGAGTGACAGAGTCAGATAATGAGCGGACTGTTCGGGGGCCAAAAGAAGGGTTCGTCGAAAACATTCATACAAATTTGCAGTTAATCCGTCAGAAAATACAAACACCTGTTTTAAAGGTGAAATATTTAACCCTTGGCAGACAAACAAATACACAAATAAGCGTTGTGTATATGAAAGGGATCGCGGATGAGGAAATCGTAAATGAGGTACAACGTCGATTGACCGATATTGACATTGATGGGGTGTTGGACAGTCATTATATAGAATCGATGATAAAGGATTCCCCGAGGTCCCCTTTTCCCACTGTTTTTAGCACAGAACGTCCTGATCGTGTCTGTGGCGGGTTGTTAGATGGGAAGGTAGCCATTCTTACGGATGGTACACCCTCTGCTTTAACGGCACCTGCGATGTTTGTCGAGTTTCTTCATTCAAGCGAAGATTATTATGACAGCTCCTTAATCGCAACAATTATTCGCTGGGTACGTTTTTTAGGGCTTTTCGTCATTTTAATTCTTCCAGCATTTTTTGTGGGGATGACCATGTTTCATCAAGACTTATTACAGACACCTTTTCTAATGAGGATTGTCGCCAATCGGGAGGCCTTGCCGTACCCTGTGTTAGTCGAAGGCATTTTTATGCTGCTGACATATGAACTAATTCGGGAGGCAGGGTTACGAATGCCGAAAATATTCGGTGGTCCTGTGGTAACCATTTTAGGACTCGTGTTAATAGGGCAAGCTGCGGTACAAGCAGGGATTATTGGTCCCGTGATGGCAATTGTCGTTTCAGTAACGGCTTTAACGTCCTTTATTTTACCTAATTATGAATTTCATCAAATTATACGCTTTTGTGGTATTCCCATACTGTTATTGGCAGGACTTTTTGGTTTTATGGGGATCATTGTCGGCCTGATGTTTGGGTTAACTCATCTCGTCAGCTTACGTTCCTTTGGTGTCCCTTACTTTTCACCCGTTTCCCCTGCAAGAAAAGAGGGATGGAAAGACGTATTTATGCGGGCACCATGGTGGGCAATGGATACCCGTACGCCGGGCCTTGGAGTGGATAATGTTGACCGTACAGGGAAGGATAATATCTCCAAACCTCCAAAAACTGGTGAGGAGGATCGTCATGAGGAAAAATAA
- a CDS encoding Ger(x)C family spore germination protein, giving the protein MRKNKPFKWTRLFQALVLLVMVLSLSGCWDADEINNLSTINLIGIDETDSGQVEVTAVIVKPHTLFSETAVAGNEQNKFLIETTTGKSILEALGNLSSTISEKVYFGHVNAIVFGERAARERMVSSLDFFKRQTGFRPSTKLLVTRGTASQLVKTMPQFNVTLGMELDDLVLSNRYATTAMVKDISQFMKALSSNTTDPITGVISAAEKQGIEIGKNEKETKKQSDTEKSEATANTIEKNQKDIPKVLSLKGTAAFKGGQLQGFLDERETRGLLWVKGELQDEIVVLSCGENNNETVTLNITNSKSKFTPELSGGTTKIGVDIQVEADIGQLTCPDFNVNTDQIDRLNQHLERVVVQDVTSVLSKAKNHWQTDIFGFGQSFYRNYPNKWEQIAPLWRNGLLKNTEVDLKVSANISRYGLLKDPIRANEGE; this is encoded by the coding sequence ATGAGGAAAAATAAGCCTTTCAAATGGACACGTCTATTTCAAGCGCTAGTACTACTTGTAATGGTTTTATCACTTTCAGGGTGTTGGGATGCGGATGAAATCAATAACCTTTCCACGATCAATCTCATCGGAATTGATGAAACGGATTCCGGCCAAGTTGAGGTAACAGCTGTCATTGTTAAACCCCATACCCTTTTTTCAGAAACCGCTGTTGCTGGCAATGAACAAAATAAGTTTCTGATTGAAACAACAACAGGTAAAAGCATTCTTGAAGCGCTAGGTAATTTATCAAGTACCATTTCTGAAAAAGTTTACTTTGGACACGTCAATGCGATCGTGTTTGGAGAACGGGCAGCACGTGAAAGGATGGTATCCTCCTTAGATTTTTTCAAAAGACAAACCGGTTTTCGTCCAAGTACTAAGTTACTGGTAACCAGAGGAACCGCATCACAATTGGTCAAAACGATGCCTCAGTTCAATGTAACACTAGGGATGGAACTGGACGATTTAGTACTTTCAAACCGGTATGCTACTACGGCTATGGTGAAGGACATTAGTCAATTTATGAAGGCACTTTCCAGTAATACAACGGACCCAATTACAGGTGTCATCAGTGCAGCCGAAAAGCAAGGAATAGAAATAGGAAAGAATGAAAAGGAAACAAAAAAGCAGTCTGATACTGAAAAAAGTGAAGCAACAGCCAATACAATTGAAAAAAATCAAAAAGATATACCAAAGGTACTAAGTCTAAAAGGTACCGCCGCGTTTAAGGGTGGGCAATTGCAAGGTTTTCTCGATGAACGGGAAACACGTGGACTACTATGGGTAAAAGGAGAACTCCAAGATGAAATTGTTGTTTTAAGCTGTGGAGAAAACAACAATGAAACAGTTACCTTAAATATCACAAACTCAAAATCGAAATTCACACCTGAACTATCTGGCGGAACAACCAAGATAGGTGTAGATATTCAAGTTGAGGCCGACATCGGTCAATTGACTTGTCCTGATTTCAACGTTAATACCGATCAAATTGACCGTTTAAATCAACACCTTGAGAGAGTGGTTGTACAAGATGTTACCAGTGTGTTGAGCAAGGCGAAGAACCACTGGCAAACGGACATTTTTGGATTCGGTCAATCTTTTTATCGAAACTACCCGAACAAGTGGGAACAAATAGCTCCTCTTTGGAGAAACGGCCTGTTAAAGAATACGGAAGTAGATTTAAAAGTCTCGGCAAATATATCTCGATATGGACTGCTTAAAGATCCAATCAGAGCGAATGAGGGGGAGTAA
- a CDS encoding GerAB/ArcD/ProY family transporter, whose translation MIEKGRISNIQAAMLAITSLTIVGHLILLTLVLQQSGRDGWIAAIGGAILGLIGIITLVKLSRYFPGLTLIEILFQHFSWPGKIIGVLYLVYFFIMVTLGTRLFAEAFKKVMDETPMWAFVTVILLLTTYIVYLGLETLGRLNQIMLPVLVIIAMAVVFLTMGEKKDYTNLLPIMGDGLMPVTVGSLSVMGWFGEFVILGMILPYVQRPEKLVKTGVGVAVVTLIFFLGPITGPVALFGAEQAAKMSLPTYSEVRYIEAGNVINRFDAIAVILWTVGLMIRISLFFYGLSLGLAQALRLNTYRPLVIPLAWLIGVGSILFASNYPELNEFLFKSYVPLNILMGAVIPLTLFILGLMRFKNSRNQNGLSG comes from the coding sequence ATGATTGAAAAAGGCAGAATAAGTAATATTCAGGCAGCCATGTTGGCCATTACATCCTTAACGATCGTTGGGCACTTAATTTTGTTAACCTTAGTCCTCCAACAAAGCGGACGGGATGGCTGGATTGCAGCTATTGGAGGCGCCATTTTGGGGTTGATTGGGATTATTACATTGGTGAAACTATCTCGGTATTTCCCAGGTCTAACATTAATTGAGATTTTATTTCAACATTTCTCGTGGCCGGGTAAAATTATCGGGGTGCTTTATCTGGTTTATTTTTTCATTATGGTTACTTTGGGGACGAGATTGTTTGCTGAAGCGTTTAAAAAAGTCATGGATGAAACACCAATGTGGGCGTTTGTTACGGTTATTCTGCTCTTGACAACATATATTGTGTATCTGGGGTTAGAAACCTTGGGGAGACTCAATCAAATTATGCTCCCGGTTTTAGTAATTATAGCAATGGCAGTGGTTTTCCTTACCATGGGTGAAAAAAAGGATTATACAAATTTATTACCAATCATGGGAGATGGGCTGATGCCTGTTACTGTAGGTTCCCTATCGGTAATGGGTTGGTTCGGTGAGTTTGTGATTTTGGGCATGATCCTCCCCTATGTTCAACGACCGGAAAAATTGGTTAAAACAGGCGTTGGGGTAGCCGTTGTTACCTTAATCTTTTTTCTAGGTCCTATCACTGGCCCTGTAGCTTTATTCGGTGCCGAACAGGCTGCGAAGATGTCCTTACCAACCTATTCAGAGGTCCGTTATATCGAAGCTGGAAATGTCATCAATCGCTTTGATGCTATTGCGGTAATCTTATGGACGGTCGGTCTAATGATTAGAATATCGCTATTTTTCTACGGACTAAGCTTAGGATTAGCCCAGGCTCTTCGACTAAATACATACCGACCTTTAGTTATTCCATTAGCCTGGTTGATTGGAGTAGGGTCCATTCTATTTGCCAGTAACTACCCAGAACTGAATGAATTTCTCTTTAAATCCTATGTCCCTCTCAATATTTTGATGGGTGCTGTTATACCTTTAACGTTGTTCATATTGGGTTTAATGAGATTTAAAAATAGCAGGAATCAAAATGGTTTAAGTGGTTAA
- the thrS gene encoding threonine--tRNA ligase, translated as MKQEEVVIKFPDGNEKQFPKGISLEQIADSISPSLRKKSLAGKVNGTLYDLKRSIGKDAEIELLDISSSAGIEIMRHTTAHVLAQAVKRLYGNIHLGVGPVIENGFYYDIDVEHSITMDELVKIEKEMSNIISENLEVERKEVSRKEAMEIFTHDPLKLELLEDIPQEDMVTVYRQGEFFDLCRGPHLPVTRFIKAFKLTHVSGAYWRGDSQNKVLQRIYGVAFASKEEQAEYFRFVEEANKRNHRKLGKELELFMFSEEAPGMPFYLANGQLIRNELESFLRDLQHSYNYKEVRTPIMMNQRLWEQSGHWNHYKENMYFSEVDDQKFALKPMNCPGHMLIFKDKLHSYRDLPIRMAEFGQVHRHEFSGALNGMLRVRTFCQDDAHIFVTPDQIEQEITEALTLIDYVYSTFGFSYEIELSTRPSHFMGDELLWDKAEGALKNVLNELNYNFKINKGDGAFYGPKIDIHIKDALKRSHQCATVQLDFQMPEKFDLSYVDESNEKSRPVVIHRAVFGSIDRFLGILIEHFGGAFPTWLAPVQVKVIGVSNKAHKEYADEVTQRLKQEGIRVEHDLREEKLGYKMREAQIKKVPNILVVGDQERENHTVNVRKYGQEGSEEVQIDEFISSLKKSINNKWLNEGV; from the coding sequence ATGAAACAAGAAGAAGTTGTAATCAAGTTTCCAGACGGAAATGAAAAACAGTTTCCAAAGGGTATTAGCTTAGAGCAAATCGCAGACTCCATTAGTCCAAGTTTAAGAAAGAAATCTTTGGCAGGTAAAGTTAACGGGACATTGTATGACCTTAAGAGAAGTATTGGTAAAGATGCTGAAATAGAGTTATTGGATATAAGTTCTTCGGCTGGTATCGAGATTATGAGGCATACAACCGCGCACGTATTAGCACAAGCTGTTAAACGTCTGTATGGAAACATTCATTTAGGTGTTGGACCCGTCATCGAAAATGGTTTTTACTATGATATTGATGTAGAGCATAGCATTACAATGGATGAGCTAGTTAAAATCGAAAAAGAGATGAGTAATATCATCTCAGAAAATCTTGAGGTTGAACGTAAAGAAGTCTCACGTAAAGAGGCAATGGAGATCTTTACACATGATCCTTTAAAATTAGAACTGTTAGAGGATATTCCACAAGAAGATATGGTTACAGTATACCGTCAAGGGGAGTTTTTTGATTTATGTCGGGGTCCCCATTTGCCTGTTACACGATTTATCAAAGCTTTTAAGCTAACTCATGTTTCTGGGGCTTACTGGAGAGGGGATAGCCAAAATAAAGTGCTTCAGCGTATATATGGCGTGGCTTTTGCTTCAAAAGAAGAACAGGCTGAATATTTTCGCTTTGTTGAAGAAGCAAACAAAAGAAATCATCGGAAATTAGGGAAGGAACTAGAGTTATTTATGTTTTCAGAAGAAGCACCTGGAATGCCTTTTTATTTAGCCAATGGTCAACTTATTCGAAATGAATTAGAGTCCTTTTTAAGGGATTTGCAGCATTCATATAATTATAAAGAAGTACGTACACCAATAATGATGAACCAACGGCTATGGGAACAGTCAGGTCATTGGAACCATTACAAAGAAAATATGTACTTTTCTGAAGTAGATGATCAAAAGTTTGCCTTAAAGCCAATGAACTGTCCCGGACATATGCTTATTTTTAAGGATAAACTTCATTCCTATCGGGATCTCCCTATTCGGATGGCTGAGTTTGGGCAAGTTCATCGACATGAATTCAGCGGGGCCTTGAATGGTATGTTACGAGTACGTACATTTTGTCAGGACGATGCCCATATCTTTGTAACACCAGATCAAATAGAACAGGAAATCACAGAAGCTTTAACATTAATTGATTACGTGTACAGTACATTTGGGTTTAGTTATGAAATTGAACTCTCAACAAGACCAAGTCATTTCATGGGGGATGAGCTGTTGTGGGATAAAGCAGAGGGCGCCCTAAAGAATGTCTTAAACGAACTTAACTATAACTTTAAAATCAACAAAGGTGATGGAGCATTTTATGGTCCGAAAATTGATATCCATATTAAAGATGCACTTAAGAGAAGTCATCAATGTGCTACAGTCCAACTAGATTTTCAAATGCCGGAGAAATTTGACTTATCTTATGTGGATGAGAGCAACGAAAAAAGCCGTCCAGTTGTTATTCATCGTGCTGTCTTTGGGTCCATTGATCGTTTTCTAGGTATCTTAATTGAGCATTTCGGCGGTGCATTTCCTACTTGGTTAGCACCTGTTCAAGTAAAAGTAATAGGTGTATCCAATAAAGCTCATAAGGAATATGCAGACGAGGTTACACAACGGTTGAAACAAGAAGGAATACGAGTGGAACATGACTTACGCGAGGAAAAGCTCGGTTATAAAATGAGAGAAGCTCAAATTAAAAAGGTGCCAAATATTCTTGTAGTGGGGGACCAAGAACGTGAGAATCATACTGTAAATGTAAGAAAATACGGACAAGAAGGGTCGGAAGAAGTTCAAATAGATGAGTTTATCTCTAGTCTGAAAAAATCTATTAATAATAAATGGCTGAACGAAGGTGTATAG
- a CDS encoding helix-turn-helix transcriptional regulator: protein MKHGVRNAVKDFRKEMGFTQDQLAEKILVTRQTIIAIEKQRYEPSIGTAIKLATVLDCSLENLFWIEGEE from the coding sequence ATGAAACATGGAGTACGTAATGCCGTAAAAGATTTTAGAAAAGAAATGGGTTTCACTCAGGATCAATTGGCCGAAAAGATCCTCGTTACCAGACAAACGATTATTGCTATAGAAAAGCAACGTTATGAACCATCCATTGGAACAGCCATTAAATTAGCTACTGTACTAGATTGTTCTTTAGAAAATTTATTTTGGATCGAAGGAGAGGAATGA
- a CDS encoding DUF1456 family protein, with amino-acid sequence MDNNDILIRLRYALDIKDIDMIKIFKLGGIDLTKEEVLKVLTKSDDGYDDELDYDGDVAESEENIKCTNSMLESFLNGMIIFKRGPQEPKPGQPNKPDRSIKNYSSVNNVMLKKVKIALTLTSEDIIDILEGAGVTITKGELSALLRKEGHKNYKECGDRYARNFLKGLAIKYRV; translated from the coding sequence ATGGATAATAATGATATATTAATTAGATTAAGATATGCCCTGGATATAAAAGATATAGATATGATAAAAATATTCAAACTTGGTGGCATTGACCTAACAAAAGAAGAAGTGTTAAAGGTACTCACAAAATCAGATGACGGGTACGATGATGAGCTTGACTATGATGGTGATGTAGCTGAAAGTGAAGAGAATATAAAATGCACGAACAGTATGTTAGAGTCATTTTTAAACGGCATGATTATTTTTAAAAGAGGACCACAAGAACCAAAACCTGGACAACCAAATAAACCAGACCGGTCAATAAAGAATTATTCAAGTGTTAATAACGTCATGCTAAAAAAAGTGAAAATAGCACTAACGTTAACAAGTGAGGATATAATAGATATCCTAGAAGGCGCAGGTGTCACGATAACAAAAGGGGAATTAAGCGCGTTATTAAGAAAAGAAGGCCACAAGAATTATAAAGAGTGTGGTGATCGATACGCCAGGAATTTCTTAAAAGGATTAGCTATAAAATATAGAGTATAA
- a CDS encoding fructose bisphosphate aldolase yields MNNKQFGKIKNGNGFIAALDQSGGSTPKALAAYGVPEDSYSGEDEMFDLVHEMRTRIITSPAFNSDHILGAILFEQTMDREIEGKYTADYLADKGIVPFLKVDKGLAEKENGVQLMKPINNLDETLRRANERNIFGTKMRSVIHEPNSSGIKAVVEQQFEVGKRIIASDLIPIIEPEVNIHSEDKEKSEEILRDEIIKHLNDLTEDENVMLKLTIPTTANAYKELIEHPRVVRVVALSGGYSRTEANEKLKENDGLIASFSRALSADLNANQSEEEFNTALKNAVDSIYDASVNKR; encoded by the coding sequence ATGAACAACAAACAATTCGGTAAAATAAAGAACGGAAACGGATTTATCGCTGCCCTCGACCAAAGTGGCGGTAGTACGCCGAAAGCATTAGCAGCGTACGGTGTACCAGAAGATTCTTATTCTGGTGAGGATGAAATGTTTGATTTGGTTCACGAAATGCGGACAAGAATTATCACATCTCCTGCATTTAATTCCGACCATATCCTTGGCGCCATCCTATTCGAGCAGACGATGGACCGCGAAATCGAAGGCAAATATACAGCGGATTACCTCGCTGATAAAGGAATTGTCCCTTTCCTCAAAGTGGATAAAGGACTTGCTGAAAAGGAAAACGGTGTACAGCTCATGAAACCGATTAATAATTTGGATGAGACACTAAGACGTGCTAACGAACGAAACATTTTCGGTACTAAAATGCGCTCTGTCATTCACGAACCAAATTCAAGCGGAATTAAAGCTGTCGTTGAACAGCAATTTGAAGTCGGAAAACGTATTATCGCTTCTGACCTCATCCCGATTATTGAGCCGGAAGTCAATATTCACAGTGAAGACAAAGAAAAATCGGAGGAAATCCTTCGAGATGAAATTATTAAGCACTTAAATGACTTAACAGAAGACGAAAACGTGATGCTAAAGCTAACGATTCCAACAACGGCCAATGCCTATAAAGAATTGATTGAGCATCCTCGCGTTGTACGGGTCGTCGCTCTCTCAGGCGGTTATTCTCGTACAGAAGCAAATGAGAAGTTGAAAGAAAATGATGGGCTCATTGCGAGCTTCTCCCGGGCACTATCTGCTGACTTAAATGCCAATCAGTCTGAAGAAGAGTTTAATACAGCATTGAAGAATGCTGTGGATTCGATTTACGATGCTTCTGTGAATAAAAGATAG
- a CDS encoding SDR family oxidoreductase produces MKVLVVGANGQIGKHLVSFIQDSDNQEAKAMIRKQEQASFFEDLGAETAVVDLEQDIETIAAAAEGVDAIVFTAGSGPKTGADKTILIDLDGAVKTIEAAKVAGIKRLIMISSFDTSREAIQAAPSSFSPYVAAKHYADEWLKRTDLDYTIIHPGLLTNDKGTGQVEAAYEVDRAEVPREDVASVIVSSLENETTIGKEFQVVSGTKLIKEAITSI; encoded by the coding sequence TTGAAAGTTCTTGTTGTTGGAGCAAATGGTCAAATTGGAAAACATCTCGTTTCATTTATTCAGGATAGCGATAACCAGGAAGCGAAAGCTATGATTCGTAAACAGGAGCAAGCCTCCTTTTTCGAAGATTTAGGTGCGGAAACCGCGGTGGTGGATTTGGAACAGGATATCGAAACGATTGCAGCAGCGGCTGAGGGAGTGGATGCGATCGTCTTCACTGCAGGATCTGGGCCGAAAACAGGGGCAGACAAAACCATTTTAATTGATTTGGACGGTGCCGTAAAAACTATTGAAGCGGCAAAAGTTGCTGGAATAAAACGGCTTATCATGATTAGTTCGTTTGACACGAGCCGTGAAGCAATTCAGGCAGCTCCTTCGTCCTTTTCGCCATATGTTGCAGCAAAGCATTATGCAGATGAATGGTTGAAAAGAACAGACTTAGATTATACGATTATCCATCCTGGCCTGCTGACAAATGATAAAGGAACAGGTCAAGTAGAGGCCGCATACGAAGTAGACAGGGCTGAAGTTCCTCGAGAAGATGTGGCAAGTGTCATCGTTTCAAGCCTGGAAAATGAGACAACGATCGGCAAGGAATTTCAAGTAGTGAGTGGAACGAAACTTATTAAGGAAGCAATAACATCCATCTAA
- a CDS encoding MarR family winged helix-turn-helix transcriptional regulator, whose amino-acid sequence MKQYDEKDLSLKSFIVLSRANHAVEGKIREDIRKHGLNPTEFAVLELLYHKGDQPIQRIGKKILLASGSITYVVDKLEEKHLLQRIRCPEDRRIIYTRITDKGKNLMNGIFPKHAKGIQSIFGELDETEKETLISLLKRLGLSLKEN is encoded by the coding sequence ATGAAGCAGTATGATGAAAAAGATTTGTCCTTAAAATCATTTATTGTTCTTTCTCGTGCGAATCATGCTGTGGAAGGAAAAATTAGAGAAGATATTCGAAAGCATGGTTTGAATCCTACGGAGTTTGCCGTATTAGAACTGCTTTACCACAAAGGTGACCAGCCGATACAACGTATTGGGAAAAAGATCCTGCTGGCAAGCGGCAGTATTACGTATGTGGTTGATAAATTAGAAGAAAAGCACCTTTTGCAACGTATTAGATGTCCAGAGGACCGACGCATTATTTATACTAGGATCACAGACAAAGGCAAGAATTTGATGAATGGTATTTTTCCAAAACATGCAAAAGGTATTCAATCTATATTTGGGGAATTGGATGAGACTGAAAAGGAAACACTGATTTCTTTATTAAAAAGGCTAGGTCTTTCTTTGAAGGAAAATTAA
- a CDS encoding ring-cleaving dioxygenase, with protein sequence MTKATAGIHHITAIVGDPQENVDFYAVVLGLRLVKKTVNFDDPGTYHLYFGNEKGQPGTIMTFFPWAGARNGRIGTGQVGTTTFVVPENTLGFWEERLLTFNVSVRKETRFGEEFLQFNDPHGLHLEIVAREEGPNSKWEDGSVTAGFAIKGFGGAILNTAAPYKTADLLENVMGMEKVGQQDDYLRFRSYADLGNVVDIQLTASTRGEMGAGTVHHIAFRAEDFEDHKEWQSHIAHQGYFPTDVKDRDYFNAIYFREHGGILFEIATDPPGFTRDETFDALGEELKLPQWLETHRTRIEEVLTPITVRERKEEQS encoded by the coding sequence ATGACAAAAGCTACGGCAGGTATCCACCATATTACAGCGATTGTAGGGGATCCGCAGGAAAATGTTGATTTTTATGCAGTTGTTCTTGGGTTAAGATTGGTCAAAAAGACCGTGAATTTTGATGATCCAGGCACTTACCATTTGTATTTTGGAAACGAGAAGGGACAACCGGGTACGATTATGACCTTTTTCCCCTGGGCAGGTGCCCGTAATGGCCGGATTGGTACTGGTCAGGTAGGTACAACGACATTTGTCGTGCCCGAAAACACCCTGGGTTTCTGGGAAGAGAGGCTTCTTACATTCAATGTTTCAGTTAGAAAAGAAACTCGTTTTGGGGAAGAATTTCTCCAATTTAATGATCCGCACGGATTACACCTTGAAATCGTTGCACGAGAAGAAGGTCCTAATAGTAAGTGGGAAGATGGCAGTGTTACAGCTGGATTTGCTATTAAAGGATTTGGCGGGGCTATTCTAAATACAGCAGCTCCATATAAAACGGCAGACCTACTTGAAAATGTCATGGGGATGGAAAAGGTTGGACAACAAGATGACTACCTTCGTTTTCGTTCTTATGCAGATTTGGGTAATGTCGTTGATATTCAATTAACGGCAAGCACAAGAGGCGAAATGGGTGCTGGTACCGTCCATCATATAGCATTTAGAGCTGAAGATTTCGAAGACCATAAAGAATGGCAGAGCCATATTGCACATCAAGGATATTTCCCGACAGACGTAAAAGACCGGGATTATTTTAACGCCATTTACTTCCGTGAACATGGTGGAATATTGTTTGAGATTGCAACCGACCCGCCAGGATTCACGCGTGATGAGACATTCGACGCGTTAGGCGAAGAGTTAAAACTTCCCCAATGGCTGGAAACTCATCGTACGAGAATTGAAGAGGTTCTTACACCTATTACTGTTCGAGAACGTAAGGAGGAGCAATCATGA
- a CDS encoding alpha/beta hydrolase, producing the protein MKHIFHKGTDLEKPTFLLLHGTGGTETDLLPIAGMIDDSASVLGVRGNISENGMPRFFKRLAEGVFDEEDLIKQTKELHQFLDTAADDHNFNRDHLLAIGYSNGANIAASLLFHYQNSLQGAVLLHPMVPRRGIELPDLTGLPVFIGAGTNDPICSPEETRELAEMLEKSGATVEVHWENQGHQLTKSEIDKAAEWYRATSIKK; encoded by the coding sequence ATGAAACACATTTTCCACAAAGGAACAGATTTAGAGAAACCAACTTTCCTTCTGCTGCATGGTACTGGAGGGACAGAGACGGATTTATTACCGATTGCGGGTATGATTGATGATTCTGCATCTGTATTGGGTGTTCGTGGCAACATCAGTGAAAACGGTATGCCTCGATTTTTTAAAAGGCTTGCTGAGGGCGTATTTGATGAAGAGGACTTAATTAAGCAAACGAAAGAACTTCATCAATTTCTTGATACAGCTGCTGATGATCATAATTTTAATCGGGATCATTTACTCGCCATTGGCTATTCCAATGGTGCGAATATAGCCGCTAGCTTGCTTTTCCACTACCAAAATTCTTTACAGGGAGCCGTATTATTGCATCCTATGGTGCCGCGTCGGGGGATTGAACTACCTGATTTGACGGGACTGCCTGTATTTATCGGTGCGGGTACAAATGATCCGATTTGCAGCCCGGAAGAAACTAGGGAATTAGCAGAAATGCTGGAAAAATCCGGAGCCACTGTAGAAGTTCATTGGGAGAATCAAGGGCATCAACTCACAAAAAGCGAGATTGACAAAGCGGCTGAATGGTACAGGGCAACCTCGATTAAAAAGTAA